The following coding sequences lie in one Heyndrickxia oleronia genomic window:
- a CDS encoding ADP-ribosylglycohydrolase family protein: MKTTREIFIATLVGGAIGDALGYEVEFKKLEEIKSIFGESGITELEKNSQKGKALISDDTQMTLFTADGLIWAYNRMRMRGIGSYAGSGTYQSYLRWYYTQTGTLPTETDQVWLKKQLHEENSSLLDYRELFSNRAPGNTCLSALGSGRMGSIEQPINQSKGCGGVMRVAPVGLFLHKEPEYAFKIGSDIAAITHGHPTGYLSAGAFATIIAELVNGKTILDSTMTALSILKKHTNHEECLAALDLALELSAKELEPEKAISIIGEGWIAEEALAISLYCSLIEADFKKSLAFSVNHDGDSDSTGSICGNILGAHYGFNVIPKEWMDVLELKELIVEVSNNLYHMTFN; this comes from the coding sequence TTGAAAACAACAAGAGAAATATTTATTGCAACTCTAGTTGGTGGGGCGATCGGTGATGCATTGGGCTATGAAGTCGAATTTAAAAAACTTGAAGAAATCAAATCGATTTTCGGTGAAAGTGGAATAACAGAATTGGAAAAGAACAGTCAAAAAGGTAAAGCACTTATTTCCGATGATACACAAATGACACTTTTTACTGCAGATGGTCTCATTTGGGCATATAATCGAATGAGAATGAGAGGAATAGGTTCCTATGCTGGGAGTGGAACCTATCAATCCTATTTACGTTGGTATTACACACAAACAGGAACATTACCTACTGAGACAGATCAAGTTTGGCTAAAAAAGCAATTACATGAAGAGAATAGTAGTCTTCTTGATTATAGGGAGTTGTTTTCCAATCGGGCACCAGGAAATACTTGTCTATCTGCACTCGGTAGTGGAAGAATGGGATCCATCGAACAACCGATTAATCAAAGTAAAGGTTGTGGTGGTGTTATGAGAGTGGCTCCTGTAGGCTTATTTTTACATAAAGAACCTGAATATGCGTTTAAAATAGGTTCTGATATTGCTGCAATTACTCATGGGCATCCGACTGGCTACCTGTCAGCTGGTGCATTTGCAACAATAATCGCAGAACTTGTTAATGGTAAGACGATTTTAGATAGTACCATGACAGCTTTATCCATTTTAAAAAAGCATACTAATCATGAAGAATGTTTAGCTGCTCTGGATCTTGCACTGGAGCTGTCAGCAAAAGAACTTGAACCTGAAAAAGCAATATCTATTATTGGTGAAGGATGGATAGCAGAGGAAGCATTAGCCATTTCACTATACTGTAGTCTTATAGAAGCAGATTTCAAAAAATCATTAGCTTTCTCTGTTAACCATGATGGTGATAGTGATTCCACAGGTTCAATTTGTGGAAATATTTTGGGAGCTCATTATGGCTTTAATGTCATTCCTAAAGAATGGATGGACGTATTAGAATTGAAGGAGCTCATTGTAGAAGTAAGCAATAATTTATATCATATGACATTTAATTAA
- a CDS encoding amidohydrolase: MKADIIFFNGEVITVDAENRIVECVAVKKNRIIAVGTKADIRPYVTKDTKCIDLNGKSLLPGFIDAHLHLTIYGTNLLGVSCIEPHIHSLKDIFQDLRIKAEETPKGNWVRAWGFSESLVKENRCPTKEELDEISTDHPIVVIRTCNHTSIVNSLALEKAGITQGTKDPEGGIIERNMDGSLTGKLIENAHMNLFEYASYSKEELRKGMKLASDEFIKKGITSIHDAGAYGEGSETIRIMQQAINANEIKVRVYAIIGSLTNSHHFVKKMVEAGPITGLGNERFKIGPAKVFTDGSSTGPTIATREPYNHKADDYGVIYYSQEELNRILGEAHQNGYQITAHAQGDRAIEMLLNCFEKALSEHPRKNHRHRIEHAGIAPLDLQERMQELDVVIIPNPVFMYVNGEKYLEYYGDRVEVMYPARDYIEKGIIAAFGSDAPVTMVDPLLGIHAAVNRESHLGTAVGKKQSISVLQAIRAYTWNGAYASFEENIKGSIEVGKLADFVVLSESLMKVQASKIKDINVELTMIDGKVLYDPYQMSNNIRNNKSVSINE; the protein is encoded by the coding sequence ATGAAGGCGGATATTATTTTTTTCAATGGAGAGGTTATTACAGTTGATGCCGAAAATAGAATTGTGGAATGTGTAGCAGTGAAAAAGAATCGAATCATCGCTGTTGGAACTAAAGCTGATATTCGCCCTTATGTCACAAAGGATACAAAATGTATTGATTTAAATGGAAAATCACTTCTTCCTGGATTTATAGATGCTCATTTGCATTTGACCATATATGGGACAAATCTTTTAGGTGTTAGCTGCATTGAACCTCATATTCACTCATTGAAAGATATATTTCAGGATTTGAGAATAAAAGCGGAAGAAACACCGAAAGGAAATTGGGTACGTGCATGGGGGTTTAGTGAATCTTTAGTAAAAGAAAATAGATGTCCAACAAAGGAAGAGCTTGATGAAATCTCAACTGATCATCCGATTGTTGTGATTCGAACGTGTAACCACACCTCCATTGTGAATAGTTTGGCTTTAGAAAAAGCTGGAATAACGCAAGGTACGAAAGATCCTGAAGGTGGTATCATTGAAAGAAACATGGATGGTTCCCTCACTGGAAAATTGATAGAAAATGCACATATGAATTTATTTGAATATGCGAGTTATTCTAAGGAAGAATTGAGAAAAGGGATGAAGCTTGCGTCTGACGAATTTATAAAAAAAGGAATTACTAGTATTCATGATGCTGGAGCATATGGAGAAGGTTCGGAAACGATTCGTATTATGCAGCAAGCAATCAATGCGAATGAAATAAAAGTTCGTGTATATGCGATCATCGGTTCCTTAACAAACTCACATCATTTTGTAAAAAAAATGGTTGAAGCGGGTCCAATAACGGGACTTGGTAATGAACGATTCAAAATTGGACCAGCAAAGGTTTTTACAGATGGGAGTAGTACTGGACCAACAATTGCTACTCGTGAACCTTATAACCATAAGGCAGATGACTACGGGGTGATATATTACAGTCAAGAAGAGTTGAATCGAATTTTAGGTGAAGCACATCAGAATGGTTACCAAATTACTGCCCATGCTCAAGGGGATAGGGCAATAGAAATGCTTTTAAATTGTTTCGAGAAGGCTTTATCTGAACATCCACGTAAGAACCATCGTCATCGGATAGAACATGCGGGAATAGCACCACTTGATTTACAGGAAAGGATGCAGGAGTTGGACGTTGTTATTATTCCTAATCCTGTTTTTATGTATGTAAATGGGGAGAAGTATCTGGAATATTACGGAGATCGAGTAGAAGTGATGTACCCTGCTCGTGATTATATTGAAAAAGGAATCATTGCCGCTTTTGGATCTGACGCGCCCGTTACAATGGTCGATCCATTATTAGGTATTCATGCTGCGGTTAATAGAGAGTCTCATCTTGGAACAGCAGTAGGAAAAAAACAATCTATAAGTGTTTTACAAGCTATAAGAGCATACACATGGAATGGTGCCTATGCAAGCTTTGAAGAAAATATCAAGGGTAGCATAGAAGTAGGAAAACTCGCTGATTTTGTTGTTTTAAGTGAGTCCCTAATGAAGGTTCAAGCTTCGAAAATAAAGGATATTAACGTAGAACTTACTATGATTGATGGCAAAGTTTTATATGATCCTTATCAAATGAGCAATAATATAAGGAACAACAAGTCAGTTAGCATAAATGAATAA
- a CDS encoding sodium:solute symporter family protein, with protein sequence MPGWQIALIMMVGYLVIALIVGVMAGRGRDGSSLDEFAVAGGKLSLFVMWFLMGGAVFSAFSFLGAPGWAYSKGAPSLYIIAYTAFAILPWYIIGPKVGKIGKKNRYYTISAFLKGRYNSPLLAILIGVIALFASVQYLATQMSGMALIFDVMTEGRIPFWLGALISYGIVVIYVATGGLRAAAWSDVFQGLLMIIVSWVVGLSIVHQLHGGTTEMFAKIAKESPAFLQIGKDGSNMGTVAYSTTILVSVIGFLMWPHLFTKSYASNSRTIKKTVLAYPIFALFLVPLLLVGFAAEGVVDSEKIANPDQILPYLITTIMNLPGWVYGLVGAGALAAAMSTADAITHSASLEVTDGVIKNIWKHISDKNTLLIMRLGVFVIGALSYYITVFGGQGLVALLLGAYGSIVQFAPAVYSALYWRRATASGVISGLIVGTIVNYYFQLVATTTPFEIHAGILGLIANIVVMVIVCYATKPQLEAAKNYVDAA encoded by the coding sequence ATGCCCGGATGGCAGATCGCACTTATTATGATGGTTGGTTATTTAGTAATTGCACTTATTGTAGGAGTTATGGCTGGTAGAGGTAGAGACGGTAGCTCTCTCGATGAATTTGCTGTTGCAGGCGGTAAACTTAGTTTGTTTGTTATGTGGTTCTTAATGGGCGGTGCAGTATTTAGTGCATTTTCTTTTTTAGGAGCGCCGGGATGGGCATATTCAAAAGGAGCTCCATCTTTATATATTATTGCTTATACCGCATTTGCCATTTTGCCTTGGTATATTATTGGCCCAAAAGTCGGGAAAATCGGAAAAAAGAATCGATATTATACCATTTCAGCTTTTTTAAAAGGAAGGTACAACAGTCCATTACTTGCTATTCTTATAGGCGTGATTGCCTTATTTGCTTCTGTTCAATATTTAGCAACTCAAATGTCGGGGATGGCTTTGATATTTGATGTAATGACTGAGGGACGAATTCCATTCTGGCTAGGTGCGCTAATATCTTATGGAATTGTTGTCATTTATGTCGCAACAGGAGGATTAAGAGCAGCTGCATGGTCTGATGTATTTCAAGGTTTATTAATGATTATTGTTTCATGGGTTGTTGGTCTTTCAATTGTCCATCAATTACATGGCGGAACTACTGAAATGTTCGCTAAAATTGCTAAAGAATCGCCAGCTTTTTTACAAATAGGAAAAGACGGTTCAAATATGGGGACTGTCGCTTATTCAACGACCATCTTAGTTTCTGTCATCGGCTTTCTTATGTGGCCCCATTTATTTACGAAATCATATGCTTCCAATTCTCGAACTATTAAGAAGACGGTACTTGCCTATCCTATTTTTGCCCTCTTTCTCGTTCCATTATTATTAGTCGGATTTGCCGCTGAAGGTGTTGTTGATTCAGAGAAAATAGCGAACCCAGATCAAATTTTACCATATTTAATTACAACCATTATGAATTTACCTGGCTGGGTTTACGGACTCGTTGGTGCTGGTGCACTTGCTGCTGCAATGTCAACTGCTGATGCTATCACTCATAGTGCATCCTTAGAGGTTACTGATGGTGTGATAAAAAATATATGGAAACATATTTCCGATAAAAATACCTTGCTTATTATGAGATTAGGCGTTTTTGTCATCGGTGCTTTATCCTATTATATTACTGTATTTGGCGGGCAAGGTTTAGTTGCATTACTACTTGGTGCATATGGTTCGATTGTTCAATTTGCACCAGCTGTATATAGTGCTTTGTATTGGAGGAGAGCGACTGCTTCAGGAGTTATTTCAGGTCTAATTGTTGGAACAATAGTAAATTACTATTTTCAACTAGTAGCAACAACCACTCCATTTGAGATACATGCAGGAATATTAGGGTTGATTGCAAATATTGTGGTTATGGTGATTGTATGTTATGCAACAAAACCACAACTAGAAGCAGCTAAAAATTATGTGGATGCTGCATAA
- a CDS encoding alpha/beta hydrolase encodes MSKNYMILPDASPLFFEGNRIGILVSHGFTGTTQSMKPLGEAYAEKGYTVCVPRLLGHGTHYLDMEASTYRDWVKSIEEGYHWLKERCDIIFVTGLSMGGTLTLYMAETYPDIKGIIPINAAIDIPMMADVAAQSEVRFLDAIGSDIKKPNVKELAYEKTPTKSIQQIVQLMKVVKEDLSKVTCPTLIFVSKEDHVVPPDNSQLIFEHISSKEKELIELKNSYHVATLDNDQQIIIENTLQFINRIIEK; translated from the coding sequence ATGTCGAAAAATTATATGATATTACCAGATGCAAGTCCTTTATTTTTTGAAGGAAATCGTATCGGAATTCTTGTTTCTCATGGATTTACAGGGACTACGCAAAGCATGAAACCGCTTGGTGAGGCATATGCAGAAAAAGGATATACTGTTTGCGTCCCTAGATTGTTAGGTCATGGTACTCATTATTTAGATATGGAAGCTTCTACCTATAGGGATTGGGTCAAATCTATTGAGGAGGGCTACCATTGGTTAAAGGAACGTTGTGATATTATTTTTGTAACAGGACTATCCATGGGTGGAACTTTAACCCTTTATATGGCTGAGACATACCCTGATATTAAAGGGATTATTCCTATTAATGCAGCTATTGATATACCAATGATGGCTGATGTTGCTGCACAATCTGAGGTCCGTTTTTTGGATGCGATTGGCTCAGATATTAAAAAGCCAAATGTGAAAGAATTAGCCTATGAAAAAACGCCGACTAAATCAATTCAACAAATTGTACAATTAATGAAAGTGGTCAAGGAAGATTTAAGTAAGGTTACTTGTCCCACTTTAATTTTTGTATCAAAGGAGGATCATGTTGTACCTCCTGATAACTCCCAATTGATATTTGAGCATATTTCTTCTAAGGAAAAGGAATTAATAGAGTTAAAGAATAGTTATCATGTTGCTACACTAGATAATGACCAGCAGATCATTATTGAAAACACACTACAATTTATAAATAGAATTATCGAGAAATAA
- a CDS encoding CAP domain-containing protein, which produces MFRLLLYLGIIFLLIFSWPSLKKELATSDFHKTVESIETNLKNMKENINLEERIKPVSDKVKQIISDIGFDIKEKQKIEQKELDKVKLTTPSNQMFSINNIELGDAKKDIEGKLGSAKRASQNEYGEDWYAYHKDYHQFFMVMYDQQNRVNGLYTNQNLISSTNGIKIGTSKEIVRNRLGKPLTSIQKGWIIYKFQKQSDYDVFLINDVYITIFYDKYENNTVTALQLISKDLEDKKKDYYTIANQSLEKGFEYQLFDLTNSARVNHQLPILTWDQHVKGTALDHSRDMAKNNYFDHTNLKGQSPFDRMSQDHISFILAGENIAYGQMSSIFAHEGLMNSMGHRKNILQKDYEYMGVGVAFNNESQPYYTQNFYAK; this is translated from the coding sequence TTGTTCCGATTACTTTTGTATTTAGGAATCATCTTTTTGTTGATATTTTCCTGGCCATCATTAAAAAAAGAGTTGGCAACCTCTGATTTTCATAAAACGGTGGAGTCTATAGAAACCAATTTAAAAAATATGAAAGAAAATATTAATTTAGAAGAAAGAATTAAACCTGTATCCGATAAGGTCAAGCAAATAATCAGTGATATCGGTTTTGATATTAAGGAAAAGCAAAAAATAGAGCAAAAAGAGTTGGATAAGGTAAAACTAACAACACCATCTAACCAAATGTTTTCAATTAATAATATTGAATTAGGTGATGCAAAAAAAGATATTGAAGGAAAGCTTGGTTCAGCAAAGCGGGCTTCGCAAAATGAATATGGTGAAGATTGGTATGCTTATCATAAAGATTATCATCAATTTTTTATGGTAATGTATGATCAACAGAATAGGGTTAATGGATTATATACAAATCAAAATTTAATTTCCTCAACCAATGGGATTAAAATAGGAACATCAAAAGAAATCGTTCGAAACAGGCTTGGAAAACCACTAACCAGCATTCAAAAAGGATGGATCATTTATAAATTTCAAAAGCAGAGTGATTATGACGTTTTTTTAATTAATGATGTGTATATAACTATTTTTTACGATAAATATGAAAATAATACAGTTACAGCTTTACAATTGATTAGTAAAGACTTGGAAGATAAAAAGAAAGACTATTATACAATAGCGAACCAATCATTAGAAAAAGGCTTTGAATATCAATTATTTGATTTAACCAACTCTGCGAGAGTCAACCACCAATTACCAATTCTGACTTGGGATCAGCATGTCAAAGGCACTGCTCTTGACCATAGTAGAGACATGGCTAAAAATAATTATTTTGATCACACAAATCTTAAAGGCCAATCACCATTTGACCGGATGTCTCAAGATCATATTTCCTTCATTTTAGCTGGGGAAAATATTGCATATGGGCAAATGAGTAGTATTTTCGCACATGAAGGATTAATGAATTCAATGGGCCATCGTAAAAACATTCTTCAGAAGGATTATGAATATATGGGCGTCGGCGTTGCTTTCAATAATGAATCACAACCTTACTATACACAGAATTTTTATGCAAAATAA
- a CDS encoding SMI1/KNR4 family protein, which yields MQSIICEIREKLKHVFPSFLNPPATELEIQSVEKQMNLIFPEQLRALYLLHNGENENGPGLFFGLPFLTLEDMLQEWKIWADLEEEYALEGDSYSIPTNYIKERYINRNWIPISKDYGGNHIGIDIDPDVKGTCGQVINFGRDEEIKYVIAEQLSDLLEFINHTLKNRKYTIHHEEDYTYWSYGANQNIHFLDVIRSLELPVLKPIKSGNSDIVIKNWLEQLDNQWLEIIKARVNNPIDFVKIKKLYLMSENLTNIDPLTKCTEVRELILSGNHITTLEPLKNMLSLKKLYLAHTPISDLHVLSNLEHLQFLNINRSKVKDCTQLAKLPSLKELDMHETEIEDYTALSQCKSLETLSISIYNVKQLEAVSTIHTLKHLKIFEMNDFSEDDLNLLSKLTQLQSLELINSHLTGLDGLKSSQTLREIKLKDTTIEDGTFLGKITSLKALELNHSSIQNLSVVAMSESLERITGSFSQFNILKDLFHRKIDFSTIIGEMTDEESDIWHQFLG from the coding sequence ATGCAGTCGATTATATGTGAAATTAGAGAAAAACTGAAACACGTTTTTCCATCATTTTTGAATCCACCTGCGACTGAGTTAGAAATTCAAAGTGTGGAAAAGCAAATGAATCTTATTTTCCCAGAACAATTACGTGCACTTTATCTTTTACATAACGGGGAAAATGAAAACGGACCCGGTTTGTTTTTCGGTTTACCATTTCTTACTTTAGAAGATATGTTACAAGAGTGGAAAATCTGGGCAGATCTAGAGGAGGAATATGCATTAGAAGGAGATTCTTATTCAATTCCCACTAATTATATTAAAGAAAGATATATTAATAGAAATTGGATACCCATTAGTAAAGATTACGGGGGCAACCATATCGGAATAGATATTGATCCAGATGTAAAAGGAACCTGTGGACAAGTTATTAATTTTGGTCGTGATGAGGAAATAAAATATGTGATTGCTGAACAACTTAGTGATTTACTAGAATTTATAAACCACACTTTAAAGAATAGGAAATATACCATTCATCATGAAGAAGATTACACATATTGGAGTTATGGAGCCAATCAAAATATCCATTTTTTAGATGTTATCCGATCATTGGAACTTCCTGTATTAAAACCTATAAAATCAGGTAACTCAGATATAGTTATAAAAAATTGGCTTGAACAATTAGATAATCAATGGTTAGAAATAATTAAAGCAAGAGTGAATAATCCAATCGATTTCGTAAAGATAAAAAAACTTTATTTGATGAGCGAAAATCTTACAAATATTGATCCTTTAACAAAGTGTACGGAGGTGAGGGAGTTAATTTTAAGCGGAAATCATATAACTACTCTAGAACCTTTAAAAAATATGTTGTCGCTGAAAAAGCTATATCTTGCCCACACACCTATCTCTGATTTACACGTTCTATCAAATTTAGAACATCTGCAATTTTTGAATATTAATCGATCAAAAGTAAAAGATTGTACACAATTAGCTAAGCTTCCATCACTTAAGGAATTGGATATGCATGAAACAGAAATTGAAGACTATACTGCTTTATCCCAATGTAAATCACTAGAAACTCTTTCCATCTCTATCTATAATGTAAAACAACTTGAGGCAGTTTCAACAATACATACTCTAAAACACTTGAAAATCTTTGAAATGAACGATTTTTCCGAAGACGATTTGAATTTATTAAGTAAATTAACTCAATTACAATCTTTAGAACTTATCAATAGTCATTTAACCGGTTTAGATGGTTTGAAATCCTCTCAAACATTAAGAGAAATTAAGCTAAAAGATACTACAATAGAAGATGGAACATTCCTAGGAAAAATAACTAGTTTGAAAGCATTAGAATTAAATCATTCATCCATTCAAAATTTATCAGTGGTTGCAATGTCTGAATCACTAGAAAGAATTACAGGATCCTTTAGTCAATTTAATATATTAAAAGATCTTTTTCATAGAAAAATTGATTTTTCGACGATTATTGGTGAAATGACAGATGAGGAAAGTGACATATGGCATCAATTCTTAGGTTGA
- a CDS encoding DUF3311 domain-containing protein, with the protein MSKRRFHTIFGITTLIPFFLLLFPLFEIGNRATPIIFGLPFSFFWVILWIVITFLALIVLFILDPEKHEEGDE; encoded by the coding sequence ATGAGTAAACGAAGATTTCATACGATTTTTGGGATCACTACATTGATTCCTTTTTTTCTTTTACTTTTTCCTCTATTTGAGATTGGGAATCGTGCAACACCAATAATTTTTGGTCTACCTTTTTCTTTCTTTTGGGTCATTTTATGGATAGTTATTACATTTCTTGCCTTAATTGTTCTATTTATTCTAGATCCAGAAAAGCATGAAGAGGGGGATGAATAA
- a CDS encoding pyridoxal phosphate-dependent aminotransferase encodes MDYSNRLKKLPNQFFASLVSKVNQAIAEGRDIINLGQGNPDQPTPNHIVKALQRAVEDPQTHKYSPFRGLFELKKAASNFYKKQFNVDIDPETEVSILFGAKAGLVELPFCLLNDGDLMLLPDPGYPDYLSGAVLANVNYQTFPLKKENKFLPDYNAIPVEQKQAAKLMYLNYPNNPTGATANHDFFEETVDFAFKNQITIVHDFAYGAIGFDGKRPISFLEIKGAKKVGIEMYTLSKTYNMAGWRVGFAVGNPIVIEALNLLHDHMYVSLFPAIQQSAITALTNDQKCVEKLVNLYEQRRNSFIHACLEIGWKVDSPAGSFFAWLPVPEGYTSEEFADYLLDKANVAVAPGIGFGKNGEGFVRVGLLEDTDRLVEAVKRIGKLGIFL; translated from the coding sequence ATGGATTATTCAAATCGATTAAAAAAATTACCTAATCAGTTTTTCGCTTCACTTGTCAGTAAAGTTAATCAAGCAATAGCCGAAGGTCGAGACATCATTAATTTAGGACAAGGGAATCCTGATCAACCTACACCTAATCATATTGTTAAAGCATTGCAAAGGGCAGTTGAAGATCCACAAACACATAAATATTCACCCTTTCGAGGACTATTCGAATTAAAAAAAGCAGCATCTAACTTTTACAAAAAACAATTTAATGTTGATATAGATCCTGAAACAGAAGTATCAATACTTTTTGGTGCAAAAGCAGGTCTTGTTGAATTACCGTTCTGTTTACTAAATGATGGTGATCTTATGCTCTTACCCGATCCAGGATATCCTGATTACTTATCTGGTGCTGTATTAGCGAATGTCAATTACCAAACCTTTCCTCTAAAAAAAGAGAATAAATTTTTACCAGATTACAACGCTATTCCAGTCGAGCAAAAACAAGCTGCTAAGTTGATGTATTTAAACTACCCTAATAATCCAACTGGTGCTACGGCAAATCATGATTTTTTTGAAGAAACAGTAGATTTTGCATTTAAAAATCAAATTACTATTGTACACGACTTCGCCTATGGTGCGATCGGTTTTGATGGAAAAAGACCCATTAGCTTTCTTGAAATAAAAGGTGCTAAGAAGGTTGGAATAGAAATGTATACACTTTCGAAAACATATAATATGGCTGGTTGGAGAGTTGGTTTTGCTGTCGGTAACCCAATAGTAATTGAAGCGCTAAACCTACTTCATGACCATATGTATGTAAGCCTTTTTCCAGCTATACAACAATCTGCCATTACAGCACTAACGAATGATCAAAAATGTGTTGAAAAACTTGTCAACCTATATGAACAAAGGAGAAATTCTTTCATTCATGCTTGTTTAGAAATTGGGTGGAAGGTTGATTCACCAGCGGGCTCCTTTTTCGCTTGGCTTCCAGTTCCAGAGGGATATACGAGTGAAGAGTTCGCAGACTATCTCTTAGATAAAGCAAATGTCGCTGTTGCCCCAGGTATTGGCTTTGGAAAAAATGGAGAAGGATTTGTTCGAGTGGGTTTGTTGGAGGATACAGATCGGCTCGTAGAAGCAGTAAAACGTATTGGAAAATTAGGGATCTTTTTATAA
- a CDS encoding carbon-nitrogen family hydrolase, with amino-acid sequence MKIACIQMDIAFGEPEKNRDKVIKFTEEAAHSKADVIVFPEMWNIGYALDQMDQLADRNGEKTKQLLIKLAKNYQVNIIGGSVATKKGNQFYNTMYGVNRKGEIVSDYDKVHLFQLMDEHLYLEKGQSLNIFEMDNICCGGVICYDIRFPEWIRTHCIKGTKIIFVVAQWPKKRIDHWQLLLRARAIENQCFVVAVNRVGIDPNNEFNGHSMVISPWGKLLMGNETKEGVFYTNLEIEEVDLIRQSIPVFQDRRKDLY; translated from the coding sequence ATGAAAATTGCATGTATACAAATGGATATTGCTTTTGGTGAACCAGAGAAAAATCGAGATAAAGTCATAAAGTTTACCGAAGAAGCAGCACATTCCAAAGCAGATGTGATTGTTTTTCCCGAAATGTGGAATATAGGATATGCACTTGACCAAATGGATCAATTAGCAGATAGAAATGGAGAAAAAACAAAACAACTATTAATTAAACTGGCCAAAAATTACCAAGTGAATATTATTGGAGGTTCAGTGGCGACAAAAAAAGGGAACCAATTCTATAATACAATGTATGGAGTGAATCGAAAGGGAGAGATTGTCTCTGATTATGATAAAGTACATTTATTTCAATTGATGGATGAGCATTTATATTTGGAAAAAGGGCAGTCTCTAAATATATTTGAGATGGATAATATTTGTTGTGGAGGGGTTATCTGTTATGATATACGTTTTCCTGAATGGATAAGAACACATTGTATTAAAGGAACAAAGATTATCTTCGTCGTAGCGCAATGGCCTAAGAAACGCATTGACCATTGGCAATTGCTTCTGAGAGCAAGAGCGATAGAAAATCAGTGTTTTGTTGTAGCTGTCAATCGTGTAGGTATTGATCCAAATAATGAATTCAATGGCCATTCAATGGTTATTTCACCTTGGGGTAAACTTCTGATGGGCAATGAAACGAAGGAAGGAGTCTTTTATACGAATTTAGAAATTGAGGAAGTAGATCTCATTCGTCAAAGTATCCCAGTTTTTCAGGATAGAAGGAAGGATTTATATTAA
- a CDS encoding alpha/beta-type small acid-soluble spore protein — translation MARNKLLVPGADKVLDQMKEEIANEFGVQLGADTTARANGSVGGEMTKRLIAYAEQSLRNQQGE, via the coding sequence ATGGCAAGAAACAAACTTTTGGTTCCTGGTGCGGACAAAGTTCTGGATCAAATGAAAGAAGAAATTGCCAATGAGTTTGGAGTTCAACTTGGTGCTGATACGACCGCACGTGCTAATGGTTCAGTTGGAGGCGAAATGACAAAACGTTTAATTGCTTACGCTGAACAATCATTAAGAAATCAACAAGGTGAGTAG